The following proteins are co-located in the Helicoverpa armigera isolate CAAS_96S chromosome 23, ASM3070526v1, whole genome shotgun sequence genome:
- the LOC110373737 gene encoding uncharacterized protein LOC110373737 isoform X4 gives MWTFDDASRLGGSDMDSRRACPSYEAGLDVCDPLGSVLDWSGREPARILRRRCRSEGVDRSPYEDVSREANRSADGNCRYHRALPNKSHFTLNTSEPHYTAARFRHECLLPAAENGDYVMAHEQDRYHGYQPGRSKLYRKSPTRPLLVTTLSNTKVDDRLPKVEELLEKVDHEMMEVQATKQPLKSILNNPLPSSPLHGILKKPKNKPHLDPKAALEGRRRQRAASESDNLYCNYSFGSPVPGYDNRLNYLSATTKRAKDNSGIGYSYGSAVASLGNTACKSPTRTSSTASSKSRQRKDILVIKDNNDHDMHLLRTTAINETVHVEPMMDLGSCQLDISSRCGSGTTTARLSSGPRTCRVNSAPAGHVEPTRNGQIPRQDTLTPTCPAVSPALPVSSGTTIPVPKKAVKIKKKIKVTTKTKAKMKSGSQTDCCGVELETEDAHSRSPSPDALTDYWQMETDAALAEMEKQEKPALPSTLSKKEEENHVLVTKLTTKLNGTAVTAAKKIPLKEKVSKEQMFLTALHTTNPFKSMPTRKDSPIHLPESVTNCLRPSLFPRVPPYLKFIGHDESPCLKIPLPIQKHLKWKLTAITPIVVKKTLTNSGFRLVKSECDTAECPQEETIEWIGIWGKHMKSIMFRAIKDGQKMNHFPGTFQIGRKDRLWRNLQKLVSKYGINEFGIMPKTYVLPHDLKLLKHDWEKYAANNERWIIKPPASARGTGIKVVSKWTQIPKKRPVVVQRYVSKPYLINGNKFDLRLYVLVTSVHPLRIYLYKDGLARFASVKYNDELAFLNDRYMHLTNYSINRLSKNYTPNEDFAACEGHKWTLQTLLQYLKSEKRVDIDSLWEAMKDLVIKTIISGEASISSLTKANITSRYNCYELFGIDVLLDEDLKPWLLEVNISPSLHSASPLDIHVKGPLVATVLNIAQFQVPLKTNLDMLSKEKPQKLFQVPGHTDMDSLVKQNPKKLAGLPYDSRLYTVYLSKEERDKHIIYTNMEERDMYLRDILSTLTPDDVRHLIQSEDELTQSGDMERIFPTPETHKYLGFLAGPRYYNRLFDAWESRYGKNRDPGLELLRNLCDIGYHLEVPPVPLKQLSALDGCRMTWTRRRRPRRSARPCRPWRRWSTAPPPAAWRPPAAPRPRPRSSPAPSAAAPRC, from the exons ATGTGGACATTCGACGATGCGTCGCGATTAGGCGGGTCGGATATGGATAGTAGGCGAGCGTGCCCAAGCTACGAAGCCGGGTTAGACGTATGTGATCCCTTGGGGTCGGTGCTGGATTGGTCTGGTCGGGAGCCAGCGCGCATACTGCGTCGTCGCTGTCGCAGCGAAGGCGTAGACCGCTCGCCGTACGAGGATGTGAGTCGCGAGGCGAACCGCTCCGCGGATGGTAACTGTCGATATCACCGTGCCCTGCCCAACAAGAGCCATTTCACGCTGAATACCAGCGAGCCGCATTACACGGCCGCGCGGTTTCGCCACGAGTGCCTGCTGCCCGCCGCCGAGAACGGCGACTACGTCATGGCCCACGAGCAGGACAGGTACCATGG TTACCAGCCAGGAAGATCAAAATTATACCGGAAAAGCCCAACTAGACCTTTATTAGTTACAACATTATCCAATACTAAAGTGGATGACCGTTTGCCAAAAGTTGAGGAACTACTAGAGAAAGTTGATCATGAGATGATGGAGGTGCAAGCAACAAAACAGCCTTTGAAATCAATACTCAATAACCCCTTACCAAGTTCACCTCTGCATGGAATACTCAAAAAGCCCAAGAACAAACCACACCTGGACCCTAAAGCTGCCTTAGAGGGCCGCAGAAGACAGCGAGCAGCCAGCGAGTCTGACAACTTATACTGCAACTATAGTTTTGGTTCTCCAGTACCGGGATATGATAA CCGTCTGAACTACTTATCGGCGACAACAAAACGTGCCAAAGACAACTCAGGCATTGGCTACTCCTACGGTTCAGCAGTCGCCAGCCTCGGGAACACAGCTTGTAAGAGCCCCACCAGAACTTCTTCCACTGCCAGCTCCAAGTCGAGGCAACGGAAGGATATACTCGTGATAAAGGACAATAATGACCATGATATGCATTTGTTGAGGACGACAGCTATCAATGAGACTGTACATGTTGAGCCTATGATGGATTTG GGTTCTTGCCAATTGGACATTTCGAGTCGGTGCGGCTCCGGGACGACAACGGCGCGCTTGTCGTCCGGGCCCCGGACGTGTCGTGTCAATAGCGCGCCCGCTGGACATGTCGAACCGACCCGAAACGGCCAAATT CCTCGCCAAGACACGCTCACACCCACATGCCCAGCGGTGAGTCCGGCCCTCCCAGTCAGTTCGGGTACCACGATACCCGTACCCAAGAAAGCTGTGAAGATCAAGAAGAAAATCAAAGTTACCACCAAGACAAAAGCCAAGATGAAGTCGGGGAGCCAGACTGATTGCTGTGGCGTTGAGTTGGAGACTGAGGA TGCTCACAGCAGATCACCGTCGCCAGATGCCTTAACAGACTACTGGCAAATGGAAACGGATGCAGCATTAGCCGAAATGGAGAAACAGGAAAAGCCGGCCCTCCCCTCCACCTTGTCTAAGAAAGAGGAGGAAAACCACGTGCTGGTCACGAAACTGACCACCAAACTCAATGGGACGGCCGTTACTGCTGCTAAGAAAATCCCTTTGAAAG AGAAAGTATCGAAGGAGCAAATGTTTCTGACAGCTTTGCATACAACCAACCCGTTCAAATCCATGCCGACACGCAAAG ATTCACCAATTCACCTCCCGGAATCAGTAACGAACTGTCTCCGGCCGTCCCTCTTCCCTCGCGTGCCTCCGTACCTCAAGTTCATAGGACACGACGAGAGCCCCTGTCTAAAAATACCTCTGCCCATACAGAAGCATCTCAAGTGGAAACTGACTGCCATCACCCCGATTGTTGTGAAGAAAACCCTGACTAACTCTGGATTTCGGCTGGTTAAGAGCGAGTGTGATACGGCTGAGTGTCCTCAGGAAG AAACAATAGAATGGATTGGCATATGGGGCAAGCATATGAAATCAATAATGTTCAGAGCGATCAAGGACGGACAGAAAATGAACCATTTCCCGGGCACGTTTCAAATCGGTAGGAAAGACCGGTTATGGAGGAATTTACAGAAATTGGTATCGAAATACGGTATCAATGAGTTTGGTATAATGCCGAAGACGTATGTTTTGCCTCATGATCTGAAGCTGCTGAAACACGACTGGGAGAAGTATGCAGCTAATAATGAACGGTGGATTATTAAACCG CCAGCCTCAGCCCGCGGCACAGGCATAAAGGTAGTCTCGAAATGGACGCAGATACCCAAGAAGCGGCCGGTGGTTGTTCAACGGTATGTGTCCAAGCCGTACCTTATAAACGGCAACAAGTTCGATCTCAGGCTGTATGTGCTCGTCACGTCGGTACACCCGCTCAGGATATATCTGTATAAGGATGGATTGGCCAGATTTGCTtcag TGAAGTACAACGATGAGTTAGCATTTTTGAACGATAGGTATATGCACTTGACAAACTACTCAATCAATAGATTGTCGAAGAATTACACGCCCAATGAAGACTTCGCAGCTTGCGAGGGACATAAATG GACGCTACAAACTCTATTACAATACCTGAAATCAGAGAAGCGCGTGGACATAGACAGCCTATGGGAGGCCATGAAGGACCTTGTCATTAAGACTATCATCTCCGGCGAGGCCAGCATCAGTTCGTTAACTAAAGCGAATATAACTTCCCGGTATAACTGTTACGAGTTGTTCGGAATAGATGTTCTGTTGGATGAAGATCTTAAGCCTTGGTTGTTGGAG GTGAACATCTCCCCGAGCCTGCACAGCGCGTCGCCGCTGGACATCCACGTGAAGGGCCCGCTGGTGGCCACCGTGCTCAACATCGCGCAGTTCCAGGTGCCGCTCAAGACCAACCTCGACATGCTCAGCAAGGAGAAGCCGCAGAAACTC TTTCAGGTGCCAGGCCACACTGATATGGACTCGCTTGTCAAGCAGAATCCTAAGAAACTG gcCGGGTTGCCATACGACAGTCGGTTATACACTGTGTACCTGTCTAAAGAAGAAAGGGATAAACATATCATTTATACTAATATGGAAGAACGGGATATG TATCTTCGCGACATCCTCTCAACATTGACGCCCGACGATGTCCGTCACCTCATACAATCGGAGGACGAGTTGACGCAGTCGGGTGACATGGAACGCATATTCCCGACGCCTGAGACACACAAGTACCTCGGGTTTCTAGCGGGGCCCCGGTATTATAATCGCCTGTTCGATGCCTGGGAGTCGCGGTATGGAAAGAATAGGGACCCTG GCCTGGAGCTGCTGCGCAACCTGTGCGACATCGGCTACCACCTGGAGGTGCCGCCCGTGCCGCTCAAG CAGCTGAGCGCGTTGGATGGTTGCAGAATGACGTGGACGCGCCGTCGCCGGCCGCGTCGGAGCGCGCGTCCGTGCCGTCCGTGGCGTCGCTGGAGCACGGCGCCTCCGCCTGCAGCCTGGCGCCCGCCTGCagccccgcgcccgcgcccgcgctcgAGCCCCGCGCCtagcgccgccgcgccgcgctgctgA
- the LOC110373737 gene encoding uncharacterized protein LOC110373737 isoform X7 — MWTFDDASRLGGSDMDSRRACPSYEAGLDVCDPLGSVLDWSGREPARILRRRCRSEGVDRSPYEDVSREANRSADGNCRYHRALPNKSHFTLNTSEPHYTAARFRHECLLPAAENGDYVMAHEQDRYHGYQPGRSKLYRKSPTRPLLVTTLSNTKVDDRLPKVEELLEKVDHEMMEVQATKQPLKSILNNPLPSSPLHGILKKPKNKPHLDPKAALEGRRRQRAASESDNLYCNYSFGSPVPGYDNRLNYLSATTKRAKDNSGIGYSYGSAVASLGNTACKSPTRTSSTASSKSRQRKDILVIKDNNDHDMHLLRTTAINETVHVEPMMDLGSCQLDISSRCGSGTTTARLSSGPRTCRVNSAPAGHVEPTRNGQIPRQDTLTPTCPAVSPALPVSSGTTIPVPKKAVKIKKKIKVTTKTKAKMKSGSQTDCCGVELETEDAHSRSPSPDALTDYWQMETDAALAEMEKQEKPALPSTLSKKEEENHVLVTKLTTKLNGTAVTAAKKIPLKEKVSKEQMFLTALHTTNPFKSMPTRKDSPIHLPESVTNCLRPSLFPRVPPYLKFIGHDESPCLKIPLPIQKHLKWKLTAITPIVVKKTLTNSGFRLVKSECDTAECPQEDPFYLITETIEWIGIWGKHMKSIMFRAIKDGQKMNHFPGTFQIGRKDRLWRNLQKLVSKYGINEFGIMPKTYVLPHDLKLLKHDWEKYAANNERWIIKPPASARGTGIKVVSKWTQIPKKRPVVVQRYVSKPYLINGNKFDLRLYVLVTSVHPLRIYLYKDGLARFASVKYNDELAFLNDRYMHLTNYSINRLSKNYTPNEDFAACEGHKWTLQTLLQYLKSEKRVDIDSLWEAMKDLVIKTIISGEASISSLTKANITSRYNCYELFGIDVLLDEDLKPWLLEVNISPSLHSASPLDIHVKGPLVATVLNIAQFQVPLKTNLDMLSKEKPQKLFQVPGHTDMDSLVKQNPKKLAGLPYDSRLYTVYLSKEERDKHIIYTNMEERDMYLRDILSTLTPDDVRHLIQSEDELTQSGDMERIFPTPETHKYLGFLAGPRYYNRLFDAWESRYGKNRDPGLELLRNLCDIGYHLEVPPVPLKAKPGISVGKVTSALRRAYLGCKSVAHSKCVDNLRQNCTL, encoded by the exons ATGTGGACATTCGACGATGCGTCGCGATTAGGCGGGTCGGATATGGATAGTAGGCGAGCGTGCCCAAGCTACGAAGCCGGGTTAGACGTATGTGATCCCTTGGGGTCGGTGCTGGATTGGTCTGGTCGGGAGCCAGCGCGCATACTGCGTCGTCGCTGTCGCAGCGAAGGCGTAGACCGCTCGCCGTACGAGGATGTGAGTCGCGAGGCGAACCGCTCCGCGGATGGTAACTGTCGATATCACCGTGCCCTGCCCAACAAGAGCCATTTCACGCTGAATACCAGCGAGCCGCATTACACGGCCGCGCGGTTTCGCCACGAGTGCCTGCTGCCCGCCGCCGAGAACGGCGACTACGTCATGGCCCACGAGCAGGACAGGTACCATGG TTACCAGCCAGGAAGATCAAAATTATACCGGAAAAGCCCAACTAGACCTTTATTAGTTACAACATTATCCAATACTAAAGTGGATGACCGTTTGCCAAAAGTTGAGGAACTACTAGAGAAAGTTGATCATGAGATGATGGAGGTGCAAGCAACAAAACAGCCTTTGAAATCAATACTCAATAACCCCTTACCAAGTTCACCTCTGCATGGAATACTCAAAAAGCCCAAGAACAAACCACACCTGGACCCTAAAGCTGCCTTAGAGGGCCGCAGAAGACAGCGAGCAGCCAGCGAGTCTGACAACTTATACTGCAACTATAGTTTTGGTTCTCCAGTACCGGGATATGATAA CCGTCTGAACTACTTATCGGCGACAACAAAACGTGCCAAAGACAACTCAGGCATTGGCTACTCCTACGGTTCAGCAGTCGCCAGCCTCGGGAACACAGCTTGTAAGAGCCCCACCAGAACTTCTTCCACTGCCAGCTCCAAGTCGAGGCAACGGAAGGATATACTCGTGATAAAGGACAATAATGACCATGATATGCATTTGTTGAGGACGACAGCTATCAATGAGACTGTACATGTTGAGCCTATGATGGATTTG GGTTCTTGCCAATTGGACATTTCGAGTCGGTGCGGCTCCGGGACGACAACGGCGCGCTTGTCGTCCGGGCCCCGGACGTGTCGTGTCAATAGCGCGCCCGCTGGACATGTCGAACCGACCCGAAACGGCCAAATT CCTCGCCAAGACACGCTCACACCCACATGCCCAGCGGTGAGTCCGGCCCTCCCAGTCAGTTCGGGTACCACGATACCCGTACCCAAGAAAGCTGTGAAGATCAAGAAGAAAATCAAAGTTACCACCAAGACAAAAGCCAAGATGAAGTCGGGGAGCCAGACTGATTGCTGTGGCGTTGAGTTGGAGACTGAGGA TGCTCACAGCAGATCACCGTCGCCAGATGCCTTAACAGACTACTGGCAAATGGAAACGGATGCAGCATTAGCCGAAATGGAGAAACAGGAAAAGCCGGCCCTCCCCTCCACCTTGTCTAAGAAAGAGGAGGAAAACCACGTGCTGGTCACGAAACTGACCACCAAACTCAATGGGACGGCCGTTACTGCTGCTAAGAAAATCCCTTTGAAAG AGAAAGTATCGAAGGAGCAAATGTTTCTGACAGCTTTGCATACAACCAACCCGTTCAAATCCATGCCGACACGCAAAG ATTCACCAATTCACCTCCCGGAATCAGTAACGAACTGTCTCCGGCCGTCCCTCTTCCCTCGCGTGCCTCCGTACCTCAAGTTCATAGGACACGACGAGAGCCCCTGTCTAAAAATACCTCTGCCCATACAGAAGCATCTCAAGTGGAAACTGACTGCCATCACCCCGATTGTTGTGAAGAAAACCCTGACTAACTCTGGATTTCGGCTGGTTAAGAGCGAGTGTGATACGGCTGAGTGTCCTCAGGAAG atCCCTTTTATCTAATTACAGAAACAATAGAATGGATTGGCATATGGGGCAAGCATATGAAATCAATAATGTTCAGAGCGATCAAGGACGGACAGAAAATGAACCATTTCCCGGGCACGTTTCAAATCGGTAGGAAAGACCGGTTATGGAGGAATTTACAGAAATTGGTATCGAAATACGGTATCAATGAGTTTGGTATAATGCCGAAGACGTATGTTTTGCCTCATGATCTGAAGCTGCTGAAACACGACTGGGAGAAGTATGCAGCTAATAATGAACGGTGGATTATTAAACCG CCAGCCTCAGCCCGCGGCACAGGCATAAAGGTAGTCTCGAAATGGACGCAGATACCCAAGAAGCGGCCGGTGGTTGTTCAACGGTATGTGTCCAAGCCGTACCTTATAAACGGCAACAAGTTCGATCTCAGGCTGTATGTGCTCGTCACGTCGGTACACCCGCTCAGGATATATCTGTATAAGGATGGATTGGCCAGATTTGCTtcag TGAAGTACAACGATGAGTTAGCATTTTTGAACGATAGGTATATGCACTTGACAAACTACTCAATCAATAGATTGTCGAAGAATTACACGCCCAATGAAGACTTCGCAGCTTGCGAGGGACATAAATG GACGCTACAAACTCTATTACAATACCTGAAATCAGAGAAGCGCGTGGACATAGACAGCCTATGGGAGGCCATGAAGGACCTTGTCATTAAGACTATCATCTCCGGCGAGGCCAGCATCAGTTCGTTAACTAAAGCGAATATAACTTCCCGGTATAACTGTTACGAGTTGTTCGGAATAGATGTTCTGTTGGATGAAGATCTTAAGCCTTGGTTGTTGGAG GTGAACATCTCCCCGAGCCTGCACAGCGCGTCGCCGCTGGACATCCACGTGAAGGGCCCGCTGGTGGCCACCGTGCTCAACATCGCGCAGTTCCAGGTGCCGCTCAAGACCAACCTCGACATGCTCAGCAAGGAGAAGCCGCAGAAACTC TTTCAGGTGCCAGGCCACACTGATATGGACTCGCTTGTCAAGCAGAATCCTAAGAAACTG gcCGGGTTGCCATACGACAGTCGGTTATACACTGTGTACCTGTCTAAAGAAGAAAGGGATAAACATATCATTTATACTAATATGGAAGAACGGGATATG TATCTTCGCGACATCCTCTCAACATTGACGCCCGACGATGTCCGTCACCTCATACAATCGGAGGACGAGTTGACGCAGTCGGGTGACATGGAACGCATATTCCCGACGCCTGAGACACACAAGTACCTCGGGTTTCTAGCGGGGCCCCGGTATTATAATCGCCTGTTCGATGCCTGGGAGTCGCGGTATGGAAAGAATAGGGACCCTG GCCTGGAGCTGCTGCGCAACCTGTGCGACATCGGCTACCACCTGGAGGTGCCGCCCGTGCCGCTCAAG GCAAAGCCTGGGATAAGCGTG GGCAAAGTGACAAGTGCGCTCAGGAGAGCATACTTGGGTTGTAAGAGCGTCGCCCACAGTAAGTGCGTAGACAATCTGAGGCAGAACTGTACTCTATAG
- the LOC110373737 gene encoding uncharacterized protein LOC110373737 isoform X6: MWTFDDASRLGGSDMDSRRACPSYEAGLDVCDPLGSVLDWSGREPARILRRRCRSEGVDRSPYEDVSREANRSADGNCRYHRALPNKSHFTLNTSEPHYTAARFRHECLLPAAENGDYVMAHEQDRYHGYQPGRSKLYRKSPTRPLLVTTLSNTKVDDRLPKVEELLEKVDHEMMEVQATKQPLKSILNNPLPSSPLHGILKKPKNKPHLDPKAALEGRRRQRAASESDNLYCNYSFGSPVPGYDNRLNYLSATTKRAKDNSGIGYSYGSAVASLGNTACKSPTRTSSTASSKSRQRKDILVIKDNNDHDMHLLRTTAINETVHVEPMMDLGSCQLDISSRCGSGTTTARLSSGPRTCRVNSAPAGHVEPTRNGQIPRQDTLTPTCPAVSPALPVSSGTTIPVPKKAVKIKKKIKVTTKTKAKMKSGSQTDCCGVELETEDAHSRSPSPDALTDYWQMETDAALAEMEKQEKPALPSTLSKKEEENHVLVTKLTTKLNGTAVTAAKKIPLKEKVSKEQMFLTALHTTNPFKSMPTRKDSPIHLPESVTNCLRPSLFPRVPPYLKFIGHDESPCLKIPLPIQKHLKWKLTAITPIVVKKTLTNSGFRLVKSECDTAECPQEDPFYLITETIEWIGIWGKHMKSIMFRAIKDGQKMNHFPGTFQIGRKDRLWRNLQKLVSKYGINEFGIMPKTYVLPHDLKLLKHDWEKYAANNERWIIKPPASARGTGIKVVSKWTQIPKKRPVVVQRYVSKPYLINGNKFDLRLYVLVTSVHPLRIYLYKDGLARFASVKYNDELAFLNDRYMHLTNYSINRLSKNYTPNEDFAACEGHKWTLQTLLQYLKSEKRVDIDSLWEAMKDLVIKTIISGEASISSLTKANITSRYNCYELFGIDVLLDEDLKPWLLEVNISPSLHSASPLDIHVKGPLVATVLNIAQFQVPLKTNLDMLSKEKPQKLAGLPYDSRLYTVYLSKEERDKHIIYTNMEERDMYLRDILSTLTPDDVRHLIQSEDELTQSGDMERIFPTPETHKYLGFLAGPRYYNRLFDAWESRYGKNRDPGLELLRNLCDIGYHLEVPPVPLKQLSALDGCRMTWTRRRRPRRSARPCRPWRRWSTAPPPAAWRPPAAPRPRPRSSPAPSAAAPRC; encoded by the exons ATGTGGACATTCGACGATGCGTCGCGATTAGGCGGGTCGGATATGGATAGTAGGCGAGCGTGCCCAAGCTACGAAGCCGGGTTAGACGTATGTGATCCCTTGGGGTCGGTGCTGGATTGGTCTGGTCGGGAGCCAGCGCGCATACTGCGTCGTCGCTGTCGCAGCGAAGGCGTAGACCGCTCGCCGTACGAGGATGTGAGTCGCGAGGCGAACCGCTCCGCGGATGGTAACTGTCGATATCACCGTGCCCTGCCCAACAAGAGCCATTTCACGCTGAATACCAGCGAGCCGCATTACACGGCCGCGCGGTTTCGCCACGAGTGCCTGCTGCCCGCCGCCGAGAACGGCGACTACGTCATGGCCCACGAGCAGGACAGGTACCATGG TTACCAGCCAGGAAGATCAAAATTATACCGGAAAAGCCCAACTAGACCTTTATTAGTTACAACATTATCCAATACTAAAGTGGATGACCGTTTGCCAAAAGTTGAGGAACTACTAGAGAAAGTTGATCATGAGATGATGGAGGTGCAAGCAACAAAACAGCCTTTGAAATCAATACTCAATAACCCCTTACCAAGTTCACCTCTGCATGGAATACTCAAAAAGCCCAAGAACAAACCACACCTGGACCCTAAAGCTGCCTTAGAGGGCCGCAGAAGACAGCGAGCAGCCAGCGAGTCTGACAACTTATACTGCAACTATAGTTTTGGTTCTCCAGTACCGGGATATGATAA CCGTCTGAACTACTTATCGGCGACAACAAAACGTGCCAAAGACAACTCAGGCATTGGCTACTCCTACGGTTCAGCAGTCGCCAGCCTCGGGAACACAGCTTGTAAGAGCCCCACCAGAACTTCTTCCACTGCCAGCTCCAAGTCGAGGCAACGGAAGGATATACTCGTGATAAAGGACAATAATGACCATGATATGCATTTGTTGAGGACGACAGCTATCAATGAGACTGTACATGTTGAGCCTATGATGGATTTG GGTTCTTGCCAATTGGACATTTCGAGTCGGTGCGGCTCCGGGACGACAACGGCGCGCTTGTCGTCCGGGCCCCGGACGTGTCGTGTCAATAGCGCGCCCGCTGGACATGTCGAACCGACCCGAAACGGCCAAATT CCTCGCCAAGACACGCTCACACCCACATGCCCAGCGGTGAGTCCGGCCCTCCCAGTCAGTTCGGGTACCACGATACCCGTACCCAAGAAAGCTGTGAAGATCAAGAAGAAAATCAAAGTTACCACCAAGACAAAAGCCAAGATGAAGTCGGGGAGCCAGACTGATTGCTGTGGCGTTGAGTTGGAGACTGAGGA TGCTCACAGCAGATCACCGTCGCCAGATGCCTTAACAGACTACTGGCAAATGGAAACGGATGCAGCATTAGCCGAAATGGAGAAACAGGAAAAGCCGGCCCTCCCCTCCACCTTGTCTAAGAAAGAGGAGGAAAACCACGTGCTGGTCACGAAACTGACCACCAAACTCAATGGGACGGCCGTTACTGCTGCTAAGAAAATCCCTTTGAAAG AGAAAGTATCGAAGGAGCAAATGTTTCTGACAGCTTTGCATACAACCAACCCGTTCAAATCCATGCCGACACGCAAAG ATTCACCAATTCACCTCCCGGAATCAGTAACGAACTGTCTCCGGCCGTCCCTCTTCCCTCGCGTGCCTCCGTACCTCAAGTTCATAGGACACGACGAGAGCCCCTGTCTAAAAATACCTCTGCCCATACAGAAGCATCTCAAGTGGAAACTGACTGCCATCACCCCGATTGTTGTGAAGAAAACCCTGACTAACTCTGGATTTCGGCTGGTTAAGAGCGAGTGTGATACGGCTGAGTGTCCTCAGGAAG atCCCTTTTATCTAATTACAGAAACAATAGAATGGATTGGCATATGGGGCAAGCATATGAAATCAATAATGTTCAGAGCGATCAAGGACGGACAGAAAATGAACCATTTCCCGGGCACGTTTCAAATCGGTAGGAAAGACCGGTTATGGAGGAATTTACAGAAATTGGTATCGAAATACGGTATCAATGAGTTTGGTATAATGCCGAAGACGTATGTTTTGCCTCATGATCTGAAGCTGCTGAAACACGACTGGGAGAAGTATGCAGCTAATAATGAACGGTGGATTATTAAACCG CCAGCCTCAGCCCGCGGCACAGGCATAAAGGTAGTCTCGAAATGGACGCAGATACCCAAGAAGCGGCCGGTGGTTGTTCAACGGTATGTGTCCAAGCCGTACCTTATAAACGGCAACAAGTTCGATCTCAGGCTGTATGTGCTCGTCACGTCGGTACACCCGCTCAGGATATATCTGTATAAGGATGGATTGGCCAGATTTGCTtcag TGAAGTACAACGATGAGTTAGCATTTTTGAACGATAGGTATATGCACTTGACAAACTACTCAATCAATAGATTGTCGAAGAATTACACGCCCAATGAAGACTTCGCAGCTTGCGAGGGACATAAATG GACGCTACAAACTCTATTACAATACCTGAAATCAGAGAAGCGCGTGGACATAGACAGCCTATGGGAGGCCATGAAGGACCTTGTCATTAAGACTATCATCTCCGGCGAGGCCAGCATCAGTTCGTTAACTAAAGCGAATATAACTTCCCGGTATAACTGTTACGAGTTGTTCGGAATAGATGTTCTGTTGGATGAAGATCTTAAGCCTTGGTTGTTGGAG GTGAACATCTCCCCGAGCCTGCACAGCGCGTCGCCGCTGGACATCCACGTGAAGGGCCCGCTGGTGGCCACCGTGCTCAACATCGCGCAGTTCCAGGTGCCGCTCAAGACCAACCTCGACATGCTCAGCAAGGAGAAGCCGCAGAAACTC gcCGGGTTGCCATACGACAGTCGGTTATACACTGTGTACCTGTCTAAAGAAGAAAGGGATAAACATATCATTTATACTAATATGGAAGAACGGGATATG TATCTTCGCGACATCCTCTCAACATTGACGCCCGACGATGTCCGTCACCTCATACAATCGGAGGACGAGTTGACGCAGTCGGGTGACATGGAACGCATATTCCCGACGCCTGAGACACACAAGTACCTCGGGTTTCTAGCGGGGCCCCGGTATTATAATCGCCTGTTCGATGCCTGGGAGTCGCGGTATGGAAAGAATAGGGACCCTG GCCTGGAGCTGCTGCGCAACCTGTGCGACATCGGCTACCACCTGGAGGTGCCGCCCGTGCCGCTCAAG CAGCTGAGCGCGTTGGATGGTTGCAGAATGACGTGGACGCGCCGTCGCCGGCCGCGTCGGAGCGCGCGTCCGTGCCGTCCGTGGCGTCGCTGGAGCACGGCGCCTCCGCCTGCAGCCTGGCGCCCGCCTGCagccccgcgcccgcgcccgcgctcgAGCCCCGCGCCtagcgccgccgcgccgcgctgctgA